The region CTGGTCGGGCCCGGGCGGGTTCGATCCGTTCTCCCCTCTGGCGGGGTGGTGGGGTAATCTTTGGTCCCAAACCCCGGGATTATAGCCAAAAAATGAACCGCAAGGAACGGCGTTTGGCCCTGAGAACGGCGATCGCCTCCCGAGCGGAGCATATAGTGGTAGTGGAAGAATTTAGCGATCAGTTCAGCCAACCCAAGACGAAAGAGTTGGCCACGGCATTGACTCGTTGGGGTGCTAAACCAGAAAAACGGGTATTGTTAATCCTCGATGAAATTTCAGAAAATGTATTTTTTTCTGGGCGCAACATTCCCTATTTGAAAATTTTACGGGCAGATAACCTCAATATCTACGACATCCTCGTTGCAGACACCATTGTGGCCACCGCCACTGCCCTCGAGAAAATCCAGGAGGTTTACGGTGAGTAAGGTAATTGACCAGCGTCGTTTGGCGGACTTGATTATTAAGCCGATTGTGACGGAAAAGGCCACCCTACAACTCGAAGACAATAAATATGTCTTTGACGTGCGCCCCGAAGCCACCAAGCCGGAAATTAAGGCGGCGATCGAGCTACTTTTTGACGTCAAAGTAACTGGCGTTAATACGGCGCGTATGCCCCGCAAACAAAAACGGGTGGGTCGTTTCATGGGTTTTAAAGCCCAAGTAAAACGGGCCGTTGTCACCCTCAAAGAAGGCGATAGCATCCAATTGTTCCCCGACGTGTAAGCCACGTTTAGACCACCACTGCATTAACTGTTATCTAAACCCATGGGTATTCGCAATTATCGGCCAATGACACCAGGAACTCGGCAGGCAAGTGTCTCCGATTTCACTGAAATTACTAAAAGTACGCCGGAAAAGTCATTAACTACCAACCGCCACGACCATAAAGGTCGCAATAACCGCGGGGTGATCACCAGTCGTCACCGGGGGGGAGGGCACAAGCGTCTTTACCGGATTATCGACTTCAAACGCAATAAACAAAACATTCCGGCCCGGGTGGCGGCGATTGAATACGATCCCAACCGAAACGCCCGCATCGCCCTCTTGTTCTACACCGATGGGGAAAAGCGTTATATTCTTGCCCCCGCTGGACTACAGGTCGGCATGACTGTCATCGCGGGGGAAGAAGCCCCCTTTGAAGTGGGCAATACCTTACCCCTGAGTCGCATTCCCCTGGGTAGTGAAGTCCACAATGTGGAATTGGTAGCCGGTCGGGGTGGCCAAATGGTGCGCTCCGCTGGGGCTTTTGCCCAGGTGGTGGCTAAGGAAGGAGACTATGTGACCATTAAACTGCCTTCTAAGGAAGTGCGCATGGTTCGGAAGGAATGTGTGGCGACCCTTGGTAGGGTGAGCAATGCCGAATTCCGTAACCTCAAACTTGGTAAAGCCGGTCGTAAACGTCACCTTGGTCGTCGTCCCCATGTCCGGGGGAGTGTGATGAACCCCTGTGACCACCCCCATGGTGGTGGGGAAGGCCGGGCGCCCATCGGTCGTTCCGGTCCTGTATCCCCCTGGGGTAAACCGGCTCTGGGGGCTAAAACCCGCAACAAGAAGAAGCGCAGCAGTGCTCTGATTGTCCGTCGCCGCACCAAATAATTATTTTTGTTTTTATTCGTTGGAACTGAACTATGGGTCGTTCACTGAAAAAAGGTCCTTTTGTGGCTGCTTCCCTGCTCCGCAAAATTGACAAGCTCAATGACAAGGGGGATAAGCAGGTGGTTAAAACCTGGTCCCGGGCTTCGACAATTCTTCCCCAGATGGTGGGCCATACCATCGCCGTTCACAACGGTCGCCAGCATGTGCCAGTGTTTGTTTCCGAGCAAATGGTGGGCCATAAGTTGGGGGAATTTGCGCCGACTCGCACCTTCCGCAGTCATTCTAAAAGCGATAAAAAAGCGCGTAAGTAACCAGAGGTAAGCAGTATGACAAAACTTGATACGACGGCCGAGGTCAAGGCGATCGCCCGTTACGTGCGGATGTCTCCTCTAAAAGTGCGCCGGGTGCTGGATCAAATCCGGGGGCGCTCTTATCGAGAAGCTCTGATAATTCTGGAATTTATGCCCTATAAAGCCTGCGAACCAGTGCTCAAAGTACTGCGTTCCGCCGTGGCCAACGCTGAGCATAACGAAGGTTTGGAACCTGCAGATCTAGTTGTTAGCCAGGCCTTCGCCGACGGTGGCCCCAGTTTGCGACGTTTTCGTCCCCGAGCCCAGGGCCGTGCCTACCAAATTCGCAAGCCTACTTGCCACATTACCGTTGCCGTTGCCCCGGCCTTGGCAGATAACTAACATCGCTGTTCACGTCACGCATACAAAACATGGGACAAAAAATACATCCAGTTGGCTTCCGCCTCGGTATTACCAAAGACCACAAATCCTGTTGGTATGCCGATCCCAAGCGCTACCCGGAGCTTTTACAGGAAGACCATAAAATTCGCCAATATATTGAGAAGACCCTCAACAATGCCGGTATTTCCGATATCCGCATTGAGCGTAAAGCTGAACAGATTGAGTTGGGCATCCACACCGCTCGCCCTGGGGTTGTGGTGGGTCGGGGAGGCTCTGGTATCGAACAACTACGGGAAGGTTTACAAAAACTGCTGGGTTCAGCCCGCCAGATTCGAGTCAATGTTATCGAAGTACCCAATGCCGATGCTGATGCTGCTCTAATGGCTGAGTACATCGGTCAACAGTTAGAACGTCGGGTTTCCTTCCGGCGCGTCGTGCGCCAAGCCCTACAACGGGCGGAACGGGCCGAAGTTAAAGGCATCAAAATTCAGGTTAGCGGTCGTCTCAACGGGGCAGAAATTGCCCGGACGGAATGGGTGCGGGAAGGCCGGGTGCCTCTCCATACTCTGCGGGCGGATATTGATTACGCCTACCGCACTGCCCTGACCACCTACGGCATTTTAGGTATTAAAGTCTGGATTTTTAAAGGGGAAGTTATTCCTGGACAGGAAGCTACCATCGTTGCTCCCCCCAGCCAACCCCGTCGTAAATCCCGTCGGCAACAGTTCGATGACCGTTCCCAGGACGGTTAAGCGCCATCCCTTTGGCGATCGCCACTCATTAACGCCTATTCGTTAACGCACTATGTTAAGTCCTAGAAGAACAAAATTCCGTAAACAGCAACGGGGCAGGATGCGGGGTCTAGCGGAGCGGGGCAGTACCCTCAACTTCGGTGAGTTCGCCCTCCAGGCCACCGAACCCTGTTGGATCACCTCCCGGCAAATCGAAGCCGCCCGTCGAGCCATGACCCGTTACATCCGTCGGGGTGGGAAGATTTGGATCCGTATTTTTCCCGACAAACCCGTCACCATGCGTCCCGCTGAAACTCGGATGGGTTCCGGTAAAGGTTCCCCAGAATATTGGGTAGCGGTGGTTAAGCCCGGCCGCGTCATGTTTGAATTGGCTGGAGTATCAGAGGAAGTGGCTCGGGAAGCCATGCGCCTCGCCGCCCAGAAGTTGCCCATTAAGACTAAATTTATTACCCGTCAGGAGGATTACATTTAACATGGCTCTTCCCAACATTGCGGACGCAAGGAAACTCGGCGACGAAGAACTGGCTACGGAAATCCTCGCTACCAAGCAAAGATTATTCCAACTCCGGTTTCAACAGGCTACCCGTCGTCCCGAAAATCCCCATGAATTTAAACATGCCCGCCATCGCTTAGCCCAACTATTAACGGTGGAAAGGGAACGACAACTTGAGAACAGTCCTTCCGAGGAGGAATAGAAACACCATGGCGATTAAAGAACGTGTGGGTATTGTGGTCAGTAACAAAATGGATAAAACCGTGGTTGTTGCTGTGGAAAGCCGTTCTCCCCACCCCAAGTACGGCAAGATTGTCGTCAAAACCAAGAAATTTAAGGCTCACGACGAAGAAAACCAGTGCCAAGAAGGGGACAAGGTTCGCATCCAAGAAACCCGCCCCCTGAGCAAAACCAAGCGCTGGCAAGTAATCAACATTATGAGCCATTCATCCTAGTCTGATTTTTTTAGGAAAACGCCGTGATTCAACAACAAACCTATCTCAATGTCGCGGACAACAGTGGGGCTCGTAAGCTCATGTGTCTGCGGGTTCTGGGCACGGGGAACTGCACCTATGGTGGTATTGGCGACCAAATTATTGCCGTGGTGAAGGATGCCCTACCCAACATGCCGATCAAAAAGTCCGATGTGGTACGGGCGGTGATTGTCCGAACCAAGCAGCCCCTGCGCCGAGCCAGTGGCATGAGTATCCGCTTTGACGACAATGCCGCTGTGATTATCAATGCCGAAGGTAATCCCCGGGGTACCAGGGTATTTGGCCCCGTGGCCCGGGAACTGCGGGACAAAAACTTTACCAAGATTGTTTCTTTGGCTCCGGAGGTGCTCTAAATGACTAAAACCAAACAAGCTCCCCACCGGGTGAAGATGCACGTCAAAAAAGGCGACACCATCCAAGTAATTTCTGGCAAGGATAAGGGCAAAGTGGGGGAAGTCCTGCAAACCATTCCGAGCCAAAGTCAAGTGGTGGTCAAAGGGGTTAATATCCGCACCAAGCACGTCAAGCCCCGCCAGGAAGGGGAATCGGGGCAAATCAGTAGCTATGAAGCTCCCATCCATAGCTCTAAGGTGATGCTCTATTCCACGAAGGAAAAAATTGCCAGCCGCATTTGCTACACCGTCACTGACGATGGTCGTAAGGTGCGCATGCTGAAAAAGACGGGAGAAATCATCGACTAAAGGCTGGCGCCGTTGCCTCCTGGCAGACCCCAGACTTCAGCTTGATGTGCCCGGTTCATTTATTCTCTGACCAAGCCCAGAGACCCTGTAAATACCATGACTCAACGACTTAAAACCCTTTACCAAGAGACCGTTCTTCCTAAGTTACAGGAGGAGTTTGGCTATAAAAATATCCACCAAGTTCCCAAATTGATCAAGGTTACTGTCAACCGGGGATTAGGGGAAGCTTCCCAAAATGCCAAAGCTTTGGAGTCTTCCCTGGCGGAGTTGGCCACCATTACAGGGCAAAAGCCGGTAGTGACCAGGGCCCGCAAGGCGATCGCCGGTTTTAAAATCCGGGAAGGTATGCCGGTGGGGGTGATGGTTACCCTCCGTTCCGAGCGGATGTATGCCTTTTTGGATCGCTTAATTAACTTAGCTTTGCCCCGTATTCGGGACTTCCGTGGCATCAGCCCCAACAGCTTTGATGGCCGGGGTAACTACAGCTTAGGCATTCGCGAACAACTGATTTTTCCCGAAATTGATTACGACACTATCGATCAAATTCGGGGCATGGACGTTTCCATCATTACCAGCGCCCAAACCGACGAAGAAGGCCGTGCATTGCTCAAAGCTCTGGGCATGCCCTTTAGAAGTTAATTTAGTCGCGGCTCAGGGTGATTGATCAGTAACAAGTTTCCATCAATCCACCTGAATCATCATCCATTAGGAGAATCTACCAGCAGGAATAATGGCTTCAACAGACACAATTTCCGATATGCTCACCCGCATCCGCAATGCCTGTGCGGTGAGACATAGCACTACCCAGGTGCCCACCACTAAAATGACCTTGAGCATTGCCAAGGTGCTCAAAAGCGAAGGATTCATCGAAGACTATGCTGAAACCGGCGAAGGCATTAACCGGACTTTAGTACTCACTCTGAAGTATAAAGGTAAGACCCGTCAGCCCCTAATCAATACCCTCCAGCGGGTCAGTAAGCCTGGTTTAAGGGTCTATGCCCCTTCTAAAAAAATTCCTCGGGTGTTGGGCGGCATTGGCATCGCCATTGTTTCCACCTCCCACGGCATTATGACCGACAGGGAAGCCCGTCGCCAGGGCATTGGGGGCGAAATCCTTTGTTACATTTGGTAGTCCTGGTCGAAGGCTACTATTGCATTACTACTTAAACTTAACTTTACAGAATTAATCCTATGTCCCGTATCGGAAAACGCCCCATTCCCATCCCAGCGAAGGTCAGCGTAGATATTCAAGGCACCCATCTGAGTGTGAAAGGTCCCAGGGGTTCCCTGGAAAGACATTTGCCGGAAAAGGTAATTGTGGCCCTGGAGGGGGAAACCATCACCGTCACTCGTCAGGATGAGTCCCGCACTGCCCGGGAACGTCATGGCTTGGTACGTACCCTCGTTGCCAATATGGTGGATGGGGTAGCCCAAGGCTTTGAGCGTCGCCTGGAGATCCAAGGGGTGGGCTATCGAGCCCAGGCCCAGGGCAATAAGTTGACTCTGAATGTCGGCTATAGCAAGCCCGTGGAAATGACCATGCCCGAAGGCATTGAGGTCAAAGTTGAAAATAACACCCAGGTAATTGTCTCCGGTATTGACAAGGAACTCTTGGGTAATACAGCGGCCAAAATCCGGGCTGTGCGGCCACCGGAACCCTACAAGGGTAAAGGTATCCGCTACCAAGGTGAATATGTCCGTCGTAAAGCTGGTAAGACAGGGAAAAAATAAACCATGAAAAGTACTCGTAAATCTGCCACCCAACGTCGTCACCATCGTCTGCGTCGCCATCTATCTGGTACCAGCGAGCGGCCCCGTTTGGCGGTTTTTCGGTCCAATGACCACATCTACGCCCAGGTGATCGATGACGTGGCCCAACACACCCTTGCGGCGGCCTCCACCCTCGACCCCGATTTGAAAAAGTCCCTCAGTTCCAGCGCCACCCAGGATGCTTCCGCAGAGGTGGGCAAATTGGTAGCCCAACGGGCGATCGCCAAAGGCATTAACCAAGTAGTTTTTGACCGGGGTGGTAAGTTGTATCACGGACGGGTAAAAGCTCTGGCGGAGGCGGCCAGGGAAGCCGGTCTCGATTTCTAACAACGTTAACCAAACCCATTAACATCCAAGGAAATTACTATGGCAAAGCGTCGTAAAACCAGCCGAGAAAAAAAAGAAGACACCAACTGGCAGGAACGGGTTATCCAAATCCGTCGGGTCAGTAAGGTGGTCAAAGGCGGTAAAAAACTCAGCTTCCGGGCGATCGTGGTAGTCGGTAACGAAACTGGCCAGGTCGGCGTGGGAGTGGGTAAAGCTGGGGACGTAATCGGAGCCGTCCGTAAGGGGGTGGCCGATGGCAAAAAACAACTGATTGAAGTGCCCCTGACCAAGTCCAATTCCATTACCCATATCACCAATGGGGTTTCCGGGGGAGCCAAAGTAGTGGTTCGTCCTGCCGCCCCTGGTACCGGGGTAATTGCCGGTGGTGCTGTTCGTACTGTGCTAGAACTAGCCGGAGTTAAGAATATCCTGGCTAAACAACTAGGCTCCAATAATCCTCTCAACAATGCTCGGGCTGCCATCAACGCCCTGGAAACCCTGCGCACTTTCTCGGAAGTGGCGGAAGAGCGGGGAGTTGCCGTGGAGCATCTCTACACGTAAGCCCAAGGTTCTAAGCCTTTGGTAGGTGAAAATTCCATCTCCTGTGAACTTAATTTTTGATATTAGCCATGAATTTGAGCGAACTCTCTCCCAAGGACGGTGCCAAAAAACGCCGTCGCCGTGTTGGCCGGGGTATTGCGGCAGGGCAAGGCGCTAGCTGTGGTTTTGGTATGCGGGGTCAAAAATCCCGTTCCGGTACCGGTACCAAAGCTGGTTTTGAAGGGGGACAAATGCCCCTCTACCGTCGTCTGCCTAAATTAAAACACTTTCCCCTCTACAACCCTAAGCATTTTACGGTGGTTAACGTCGGTAAATTGGCCGGCCTAGCCCCCAACACCGTGGTCACCCTAGAAAGCTTAATGGAAGCGGGTATTGTCACTAGTAACGACGGCCCTTTAAAAATCCTGGGTAACGGAGAATTAGCCGTGGCTCTCACCGTCCATGCTCCCTGTAGCAAAGCGGCCCAAGCCAAAATTGAAGCGGCCGGTGGCAGTGTGGTGGCGCAGGGCTAACAATAGTAACCAAAATCCTTCCCCATTAACGGGGAGAAGGAGATAATAGGTTCATTCATTGTTTTGCTTCATCCCTCGCACTTTTACTCAGGTATAAATAAATGGTCGTAAGTCGAGACAAAGCCCCCTCTGCCCAGGAAACTTTCCTGCAGATG is a window of Synechocystis sp. PCC 7338 DNA encoding:
- the rplD gene encoding 50S ribosomal protein L4, which gives rise to MVDCIVKNWQGEEVGNASLTLKVAKEENAAHIVHRALVRQQNNARQGNASAKTRAEVRGGGRKPWKQKGTGRARAGSIRSPLWRGGGVIFGPKPRDYSQKMNRKERRLALRTAIASRAEHIVVVEEFSDQFSQPKTKELATALTRWGAKPEKRVLLILDEISENVFFSGRNIPYLKILRADNLNIYDILVADTIVATATALEKIQEVYGE
- a CDS encoding 50S ribosomal protein L23, which codes for MSKVIDQRRLADLIIKPIVTEKATLQLEDNKYVFDVRPEATKPEIKAAIELLFDVKVTGVNTARMPRKQKRVGRFMGFKAQVKRAVVTLKEGDSIQLFPDV
- the rplB gene encoding 50S ribosomal protein L2 yields the protein MGIRNYRPMTPGTRQASVSDFTEITKSTPEKSLTTNRHDHKGRNNRGVITSRHRGGGHKRLYRIIDFKRNKQNIPARVAAIEYDPNRNARIALLFYTDGEKRYILAPAGLQVGMTVIAGEEAPFEVGNTLPLSRIPLGSEVHNVELVAGRGGQMVRSAGAFAQVVAKEGDYVTIKLPSKEVRMVRKECVATLGRVSNAEFRNLKLGKAGRKRHLGRRPHVRGSVMNPCDHPHGGGEGRAPIGRSGPVSPWGKPALGAKTRNKKKRSSALIVRRRTK
- the rpsS gene encoding 30S ribosomal protein S19, which encodes MGRSLKKGPFVAASLLRKIDKLNDKGDKQVVKTWSRASTILPQMVGHTIAVHNGRQHVPVFVSEQMVGHKLGEFAPTRTFRSHSKSDKKARK
- the rplV gene encoding 50S ribosomal protein L22, translating into MTKLDTTAEVKAIARYVRMSPLKVRRVLDQIRGRSYREALIILEFMPYKACEPVLKVLRSAVANAEHNEGLEPADLVVSQAFADGGPSLRRFRPRAQGRAYQIRKPTCHITVAVAPALADN
- the rpsC gene encoding 30S ribosomal protein S3 — protein: MGQKIHPVGFRLGITKDHKSCWYADPKRYPELLQEDHKIRQYIEKTLNNAGISDIRIERKAEQIELGIHTARPGVVVGRGGSGIEQLREGLQKLLGSARQIRVNVIEVPNADADAALMAEYIGQQLERRVSFRRVVRQALQRAERAEVKGIKIQVSGRLNGAEIARTEWVREGRVPLHTLRADIDYAYRTALTTYGILGIKVWIFKGEVIPGQEATIVAPPSQPRRKSRRQQFDDRSQDG
- the rplP gene encoding 50S ribosomal protein L16 produces the protein MLSPRRTKFRKQQRGRMRGLAERGSTLNFGEFALQATEPCWITSRQIEAARRAMTRYIRRGGKIWIRIFPDKPVTMRPAETRMGSGKGSPEYWVAVVKPGRVMFELAGVSEEVAREAMRLAAQKLPIKTKFITRQEDYI
- the rpmC gene encoding 50S ribosomal protein L29: MALPNIADARKLGDEELATEILATKQRLFQLRFQQATRRPENPHEFKHARHRLAQLLTVERERQLENSPSEEE
- the rpsQ gene encoding 30S ribosomal protein S17, whose protein sequence is MAIKERVGIVVSNKMDKTVVVAVESRSPHPKYGKIVVKTKKFKAHDEENQCQEGDKVRIQETRPLSKTKRWQVINIMSHSS
- the rplN gene encoding 50S ribosomal protein L14, producing MIQQQTYLNVADNSGARKLMCLRVLGTGNCTYGGIGDQIIAVVKDALPNMPIKKSDVVRAVIVRTKQPLRRASGMSIRFDDNAAVIINAEGNPRGTRVFGPVARELRDKNFTKIVSLAPEVL
- the rplX gene encoding 50S ribosomal protein L24; the encoded protein is MTKTKQAPHRVKMHVKKGDTIQVISGKDKGKVGEVLQTIPSQSQVVVKGVNIRTKHVKPRQEGESGQISSYEAPIHSSKVMLYSTKEKIASRICYTVTDDGRKVRMLKKTGEIID
- the rplE gene encoding 50S ribosomal protein L5, coding for MTQRLKTLYQETVLPKLQEEFGYKNIHQVPKLIKVTVNRGLGEASQNAKALESSLAELATITGQKPVVTRARKAIAGFKIREGMPVGVMVTLRSERMYAFLDRLINLALPRIRDFRGISPNSFDGRGNYSLGIREQLIFPEIDYDTIDQIRGMDVSIITSAQTDEEGRALLKALGMPFRS
- the rpsH gene encoding 30S ribosomal protein S8, which codes for MASTDTISDMLTRIRNACAVRHSTTQVPTTKMTLSIAKVLKSEGFIEDYAETGEGINRTLVLTLKYKGKTRQPLINTLQRVSKPGLRVYAPSKKIPRVLGGIGIAIVSTSHGIMTDREARRQGIGGEILCYIW
- the rplF gene encoding 50S ribosomal protein L6, with product MSRIGKRPIPIPAKVSVDIQGTHLSVKGPRGSLERHLPEKVIVALEGETITVTRQDESRTARERHGLVRTLVANMVDGVAQGFERRLEIQGVGYRAQAQGNKLTLNVGYSKPVEMTMPEGIEVKVENNTQVIVSGIDKELLGNTAAKIRAVRPPEPYKGKGIRYQGEYVRRKAGKTGKK
- the rplR gene encoding 50S ribosomal protein L18: MKSTRKSATQRRHHRLRRHLSGTSERPRLAVFRSNDHIYAQVIDDVAQHTLAAASTLDPDLKKSLSSSATQDASAEVGKLVAQRAIAKGINQVVFDRGGKLYHGRVKALAEAAREAGLDF
- the rpsE gene encoding 30S ribosomal protein S5 — translated: MAKRRKTSREKKEDTNWQERVIQIRRVSKVVKGGKKLSFRAIVVVGNETGQVGVGVGKAGDVIGAVRKGVADGKKQLIEVPLTKSNSITHITNGVSGGAKVVVRPAAPGTGVIAGGAVRTVLELAGVKNILAKQLGSNNPLNNARAAINALETLRTFSEVAEERGVAVEHLYT
- the rplO gene encoding 50S ribosomal protein L15; translation: MNLSELSPKDGAKKRRRRVGRGIAAGQGASCGFGMRGQKSRSGTGTKAGFEGGQMPLYRRLPKLKHFPLYNPKHFTVVNVGKLAGLAPNTVVTLESLMEAGIVTSNDGPLKILGNGELAVALTVHAPCSKAAQAKIEAAGGSVVAQG